The proteins below are encoded in one region of Roseofilum casamattae BLCC-M143:
- a CDS encoding SAM hydrolase/SAM-dependent halogenase family protein produces the protein MEGSRLVTLLSDFGLKDPYVGVMKGAIANINPELNVIDITHDLPSQNLIAAQFALGNAYPYFPDGTVHVAVVDPGVGTQRRAIALQFPRGYLVGPDNGIFNCIVAQSPTIAAVELTNPRYWRSPNLSTTFHGRDIFAPIGAHLASGIPLDELGDPIDPETLVSLPIPSYTKREKYLEGTIQYIDRFGNLITTIPGSEVTGKQWSVRLDGRAIAVGSTYNDTNPGEAIALVASHGWVELAVNCGSAERELNLTWGDPIQLAIE, from the coding sequence ATGGAAGGATCGAGACTGGTAACGTTACTGAGTGACTTTGGATTGAAAGACCCTTATGTGGGGGTGATGAAAGGTGCGATCGCCAATATTAATCCCGAGCTGAATGTCATCGATATTACTCACGATCTGCCCTCCCAGAACCTTATTGCTGCCCAGTTCGCTCTCGGTAATGCTTATCCCTATTTCCCTGATGGCACCGTTCATGTGGCAGTGGTCGATCCGGGAGTTGGCACTCAGCGACGGGCGATCGCGCTCCAATTCCCAAGAGGTTACTTAGTCGGGCCGGATAATGGTATCTTTAATTGTATTGTGGCACAATCTCCGACAATCGCCGCAGTCGAGCTAACTAATCCTCGCTATTGGCGATCGCCCAACCTCAGTACTACCTTTCACGGTCGCGATATTTTTGCTCCCATTGGCGCCCATTTAGCTAGCGGTATTCCCTTAGATGAGTTGGGAGATCCCATCGATCCAGAAACTCTCGTGTCATTGCCAATTCCGTCTTATACTAAACGAGAGAAATATCTTGAAGGGACAATCCAATATATCGATCGCTTTGGCAATCTGATTACCACTATTCCCGGATCGGAAGTCACCGGAAAGCAATGGTCGGTTCGGCTTGACGGGCGCGCGATCGCAGTTGGTTCCACTTATAATGATACTAACCCCGGAGAGGCGATCGCTCTGGTTGCCAGCCATGGGTGGGTGGAACTTGCAGTCAACTGCGGCAGTGCCGAGCGGGAGCTTAATCTGACTTGGGGAGATCCCATTCAACTCGCGATCGAGTAA
- the moaC gene encoding cyclic pyranopterin monophosphate synthase MoaC → MKQEKSFPSQLSHANEAGEVQMVDVSTKATTAREAIAAGAVRMQLATLETILAGNAPKGEIVATAKLAGIMAAKQTSNLIPLCHPLPLKKISLEIEPDRELPGYQIRALVKTTAETGVEMEALTAVAIAALTLYDMAKALEKSMTVESIRLIEKSGGKSGIYQARE, encoded by the coding sequence ATGAAGCAAGAAAAAAGTTTCCCATCCCAATTAAGCCATGCGAACGAAGCTGGAGAAGTCCAGATGGTGGATGTTTCGACAAAAGCAACAACGGCGCGAGAGGCGATCGCAGCAGGAGCCGTGCGGATGCAGTTAGCGACTCTAGAGACGATTCTCGCGGGCAATGCTCCGAAAGGAGAGATCGTTGCCACCGCCAAACTCGCTGGCATCATGGCCGCCAAACAAACCTCCAATCTGATTCCCCTCTGCCATCCCTTACCGCTGAAAAAAATTAGCCTTGAGATCGAACCCGATCGCGAGTTACCCGGCTATCAGATTCGCGCTTTGGTGAAGACAACGGCAGAAACTGGAGTGGAAATGGAAGCGCTGACGGCGGTTGCGATCGCTGCCTTAACCCTCTACGATATGGCCAAAGCTTTGGAAAAATCAATGACAGTTGAATCGATCCGCTTGATTGAGAAAAGCGGTGGTAAATCGGGCATCTATCAGGCGCGAGAATAA
- a CDS encoding Uma2 family endonuclease produces MSVQLIDVIDEKKPQTQLLEEETEAIPLPPTDLPYDDGEPLESNRHRIAMNVLINSLHQAYQGRNDYYSSGNMFVYYSSQQVKNKQFRGPDFFAVLDVDGTKERRSWIIWEEEGRYPNVIVELMSASTASVDLNEKKRLYEKTFRTQDYFVYDPFNSKSLQGWYLGEKGRYRKIRADKRGWLWCETLGLWLGTWNGELTKENAPWLRFYDAEGNLVLLPEEVAVLEAERAEQEAERAEQEAERAEQEAERAEQEAARAEQEAARAEQAESERDRQLERATQAELELQALRDKLRQLDIDPDTLS; encoded by the coding sequence ATGTCCGTTCAACTCATTGACGTCATTGACGAAAAAAAACCTCAAACCCAGCTCCTCGAAGAGGAAACGGAAGCAATTCCTCTTCCTCCTACTGACCTACCATACGACGACGGAGAGCCATTGGAAAGTAATCGCCATCGCATCGCCATGAACGTCCTGATTAACTCCTTGCATCAAGCCTATCAAGGACGCAATGATTATTACAGTAGCGGTAACATGTTCGTCTACTACAGCAGCCAACAAGTTAAAAACAAACAGTTTCGGGGACCGGACTTTTTCGCTGTCCTCGATGTGGACGGAACGAAGGAACGCCGCAGTTGGATTATTTGGGAAGAGGAAGGACGCTATCCGAATGTTATTGTCGAGTTGATGTCTGCTTCCACTGCAAGTGTGGATCTCAATGAGAAGAAGCGGTTGTATGAGAAGACTTTTAGAACTCAAGATTATTTTGTCTACGATCCCTTTAACTCCAAATCCCTGCAAGGCTGGTATTTAGGCGAAAAAGGTCGATATCGGAAGATTCGTGCCGATAAGCGCGGATGGCTGTGGTGCGAGACGTTGGGGTTGTGGTTGGGAACTTGGAATGGGGAGTTGACGAAGGAAAATGCTCCCTGGTTGCGCTTTTACGATGCTGAAGGCAATCTAGTCTTGTTGCCGGAAGAAGTAGCAGTACTCGAGGCAGAACGAGCAGAGCAGGAGGCAGAACGAGCAGAGCAAGAGGCAGAACGAGCAGAGCAAGAGGCAGAACGAGCAGAGCAGGAGGCAGCACGAGCAGAGCAGGAGGCAGCACGAGCAGAGCAAGCTGAATCGGAGCGCGATCGCCAACTCGAGCGAGCCACTCAAGCTGAATTGGAACTACAAGCATTGCGCGATAAACTGCGACAGCTCGATATCGACCCGGATACCTTATCATAG
- a CDS encoding DUF3370 domain-containing protein, producing the protein MKPWIFPLTLTSFFFLFQVSLTSVSQPAPQEVRPLPGRLDRTPVFNSNSPEQVLNEGILLSTFPATKKKTPQAHLDFPFQGRFDIFAHHVAKGEAPDRLQTLYLGLLVHNPNPEPVTLQVLEGASYLSLPDAPFVDLPPWVDNQSGNIYAGPGSRVTHDVLEGKRQNSLPSALIIPGGKSKMLLNAPIPVKPFTPPLNGRSTLMRLQSSAPVYVASLAQFAKLDTDGMERTPTLAEWQQILNEGSLAEPRDRAPTAPDRTEGSIIYGRVAGVAQGSRWEANLTDTPESDRLTIPQAGKRISYGISTLRGGRLGTGQIQTAPMLVRYPDTAYAAHGNYAVEYQLTLPLYNPQRESQTVAISLQSPLKADVLGEQGLQFDNSAAAPVVFRGTVRVQFVDRDGAEQTRKVHLVQRRGDESQPLTDIDIPPGITQTMTVNLLYPPDATPPQVLTIHTLDD; encoded by the coding sequence GTGAAACCCTGGATCTTTCCCCTCACTCTAACCTCCTTTTTCTTCCTCTTCCAAGTCTCGCTCACCTCGGTTTCTCAACCCGCTCCGCAAGAGGTGAGACCGTTACCCGGCCGGCTCGATCGCACGCCAGTCTTTAACTCTAACAGTCCGGAGCAAGTCTTAAATGAAGGCATTTTACTCTCCACGTTTCCCGCAACAAAGAAGAAAACTCCACAGGCTCATCTGGACTTTCCGTTTCAAGGACGTTTTGATATTTTCGCCCATCATGTGGCTAAAGGAGAAGCACCGGATCGCTTGCAAACCCTATATTTAGGTCTCTTAGTCCATAATCCCAATCCGGAACCGGTGACCTTACAAGTCCTCGAAGGTGCTAGCTATCTCAGTTTACCCGATGCGCCGTTTGTCGATTTACCTCCTTGGGTGGATAATCAATCTGGAAATATCTATGCCGGTCCTGGAAGTCGCGTTACCCACGATGTGCTGGAAGGAAAGCGTCAGAACTCCTTACCTTCAGCGCTGATTATTCCTGGGGGAAAAAGCAAAATGCTGCTCAATGCTCCCATTCCGGTGAAGCCGTTTACGCCTCCGCTGAACGGTCGCTCGACTCTGATGCGGTTGCAAAGCAGCGCCCCCGTCTATGTGGCGAGCTTGGCACAGTTTGCCAAATTAGATACCGATGGAATGGAGCGAACTCCAACTCTAGCAGAATGGCAACAGATCTTAAATGAAGGTAGTTTGGCCGAACCGCGCGATCGCGCTCCCACAGCTCCCGATCGCACTGAAGGCAGCATTATTTACGGTCGAGTTGCGGGAGTTGCGCAAGGGTCGCGTTGGGAAGCCAATTTAACCGATACTCCAGAGAGCGATCGCCTCACTATTCCCCAGGCTGGAAAACGGATTTCCTATGGGATTAGTACCCTGCGCGGGGGACGCTTGGGAACCGGTCAAATCCAAACGGCACCGATGCTGGTTCGCTATCCGGATACGGCTTATGCCGCTCATGGAAACTATGCGGTAGAGTACCAACTAACCCTACCCTTGTATAATCCCCAGCGCGAATCCCAAACCGTTGCTATTTCTCTGCAAAGTCCGTTAAAAGCCGATGTTCTTGGAGAGCAGGGATTGCAGTTTGACAACTCGGCCGCTGCACCCGTTGTCTTTCGCGGAACCGTACGGGTACAATTTGTCGATCGCGACGGCGCCGAGCAAACCCGAAAGGTACACTTAGTCCAGCGGCGCGGCGACGAGAGTCAACCTTTGACAGACATCGATATTCCTCCAGGAATCACCCAAACCATGACGGTTAATTTACTCTATCCACCGGATGCAACGCCGCCGCAAGTATTAACCATTCATACCTTGGATGATTAG
- a CDS encoding AAA family ATPase has product MRERIQQLTDNLNQAIVGKADAIRLVLVALLSGGHALLEDVPGVGKTLLAKSLARSIDGVFQRIQCTPDLLPSDITGTNIWNPNTGEFKFMSGPIFANVLLIDEINRATPRTQSALLEVMEERQVTVDGVSYPVESPFFAIATQNPVEYQGTFPLPEAQMDRFALSFSLGYPTPDEELKMLQKHQEGISAAKLQPCISLSEVQDLQARCWQVKVDVSLQQYMVDLVRATREDEEITLGVSPRGAIALQRATQALAFLENRDYAIPDDVKLLAPHVLAHRMIPAGGRQATAIIDRLLSSIPTGT; this is encoded by the coding sequence ATGAGAGAGCGTATCCAACAGTTAACGGATAACCTAAATCAAGCTATTGTCGGGAAAGCCGATGCCATCCGTCTCGTCCTCGTGGCGCTGCTTTCGGGAGGTCATGCTCTGTTGGAGGATGTTCCGGGAGTGGGGAAAACTTTGTTGGCGAAGTCCTTAGCGCGATCGATTGATGGGGTATTTCAGCGGATTCAATGCACTCCCGATTTGCTGCCGAGCGATATTACGGGAACGAATATTTGGAATCCGAATACGGGGGAGTTTAAGTTTATGTCGGGGCCGATTTTTGCGAATGTGTTGCTGATTGATGAGATTAATCGGGCGACTCCTCGGACTCAGTCGGCCCTGTTGGAGGTGATGGAAGAGCGTCAGGTGACGGTGGATGGGGTGTCTTATCCAGTGGAATCCCCGTTTTTTGCGATCGCCACGCAAAACCCGGTGGAATACCAAGGAACGTTTCCCTTGCCGGAAGCGCAAATGGACCGGTTTGCTCTGTCGTTTTCTTTGGGTTATCCTACCCCAGACGAAGAATTGAAAATGTTGCAAAAGCATCAAGAAGGAATCTCAGCCGCTAAATTGCAACCTTGTATTTCTCTATCGGAAGTGCAAGACCTACAGGCTCGGTGTTGGCAAGTGAAGGTGGACGTTTCGCTCCAACAGTATATGGTAGATTTGGTTCGGGCAACGCGGGAAGATGAAGAGATTACGCTCGGCGTTAGTCCTCGCGGCGCGATCGCTCTGCAACGAGCCACGCAAGCGCTTGCCTTTCTGGAAAACCGAGATTATGCGATTCCCGATGATGTGAAGTTGCTCGCTCCCCATGTTTTGGCTCACCGGATGATTCCAGCGGGAGGACGACAAGCAACCGCAATTATCGATCGCCTTTTGAGTTCGATTCCTACAGGAACGTAA
- a CDS encoding DUF6464 family protein, with translation MQPDSLTTEVILTHPRRTLGKIQLDWTPQPGNYLDYQGQTYTVLERRHRYTLRSGQYRLHQMVLFVQSAPPPSEQSWVDGRWILGDRTCRYNARSELIRCAVYPQGPCHGCRFYEPRTLDRELG, from the coding sequence ATGCAACCCGATTCACTCACTACAGAAGTTATCCTGACTCATCCCCGGCGAACATTGGGCAAAATCCAACTGGATTGGACTCCCCAACCCGGTAATTACTTAGATTATCAAGGTCAAACCTATACAGTGTTGGAGCGCCGCCATCGCTATACCCTAAGATCGGGTCAGTATCGCTTGCACCAAATGGTTCTCTTCGTGCAATCGGCTCCACCTCCAAGCGAGCAAAGTTGGGTGGATGGACGGTGGATTTTGGGCGATCGCACCTGTCGTTATAATGCTCGCTCTGAGTTAATTCGCTGCGCGGTTTATCCACAAGGTCCTTGTCATGGCTGTCGTTTTTACGAGCCGCGAACCCTCGATCGCGAGTTGGGCTGA
- a CDS encoding slr1659 superfamily regulator — protein sequence MVTKQIKTDDYNIEYSQDEAVITFQGSLRLSGMDEYAPIVEILDAVAEAKPEIITLNLLDLEFLNSSGISMLSKFVIKIRQKKEIGMLVKGSKKIPWQGKSLKNLQRLMPKLTLEME from the coding sequence ATGGTAACCAAACAAATCAAAACTGATGACTACAACATAGAATACAGCCAGGATGAGGCGGTAATTACGTTTCAAGGGTCATTGCGCTTGAGCGGAATGGACGAATACGCGCCAATTGTCGAAATTTTAGATGCTGTTGCCGAGGCGAAACCGGAGATTATTACCCTCAACTTACTCGACTTGGAGTTTCTCAATAGCTCTGGTATTAGTATGCTGTCTAAGTTTGTCATTAAAATTCGACAAAAGAAAGAGATTGGCATGTTGGTTAAGGGATCGAAAAAAATTCCTTGGCAAGGAAAATCCTTAAAGAATTTACAACGTTTAATGCCCAAGTTAACTCTGGAAATGGAATAG
- a CDS encoding DUF6272 family protein: protein MVEFFGDYIDDLPESPEYLIIGFSPSSVPLKQRWRNNGLSADFLADYLTTFFPAKDYKTEQQQAEIKSAVSYISNELLENAMKFNDESVDLPISIRLQIRMDEIIFTTSNSIPRKNIKPFQEFLNKIAQSDPQTLYIEQLENSAQDDSNVHSGLGLLTMLSDYAAKLGWKFETVPDYPGVVKVTTMVQLPL from the coding sequence ATGGTAGAATTTTTTGGTGACTATATTGATGATTTACCGGAAAGTCCAGAATACCTGATCATTGGGTTTTCCCCCAGTTCTGTTCCTCTTAAACAGCGATGGCGGAATAATGGGTTATCAGCCGACTTTCTCGCCGATTATCTAACGACCTTTTTTCCCGCGAAAGATTATAAGACCGAACAGCAGCAGGCAGAAATTAAAAGTGCCGTTAGTTATATTTCTAATGAGCTATTAGAAAATGCAATGAAATTTAATGACGAAAGTGTAGATTTACCAATTAGTATCCGCTTGCAAATTCGGATGGATGAGATTATATTTACCACTTCTAATAGTATTCCCCGAAAAAATATTAAACCATTTCAAGAGTTCTTGAACAAGATCGCGCAATCGGACCCTCAAACTCTTTATATCGAACAACTCGAGAATAGTGCCCAGGATGACTCAAATGTACATTCCGGATTGGGGTTATTAACGATGCTCAGCGACTATGCGGCCAAGCTAGGATGGAAATTCGAAACGGTTCCCGATTATCCAGGAGTCGTTAAGGTCACAACTATGGTACAACTACCCCTATAG
- a CDS encoding diguanylate cyclase — translation MTSEFSFYPIAPTRTFSTGDRPMADLHQLQQEMAQLYQRIASLVQEKQDLEVLLDTTIEHADMVEALLHESNLQLRTELLQRKLVEKELEHSKKELEKVLEIVSRDKKDLEIILETITEHGDFIEEQTHQESIHDTLTGLYNRQYLQEYLDREFERAQAESRTLSLVTIDIDYFKRFNDTFGHDVGDRVLCQVGECLQQLVGDLGIACRYGGEEFILILPNTDRQEAQQLAEKICYEVKHPSAPGQNPHTVTVSLGVAYYPDCGLTSLELLKSADIALYQAKKNGRDRVEIASSDGLNEGSIVQ, via the coding sequence ATGACTTCTGAATTTTCTTTCTATCCAATTGCCCCAACACGGACGTTTTCTACCGGCGATCGTCCCATGGCAGACCTACATCAATTACAGCAAGAGATGGCTCAACTGTATCAACGCATTGCGAGCTTGGTACAAGAGAAGCAAGACTTGGAAGTTTTGCTGGACACTACCATAGAACACGCAGACATGGTGGAAGCTTTGCTACACGAATCGAATCTACAACTGCGTACCGAGCTGCTGCAACGCAAGCTGGTCGAAAAAGAGCTGGAACACTCGAAGAAAGAGCTGGAAAAAGTGCTGGAGATCGTTTCTCGAGATAAAAAAGATTTAGAAATTATTTTAGAGACGATTACCGAACACGGTGACTTTATTGAAGAGCAAACTCATCAAGAAAGCATTCACGATACTTTGACCGGATTATATAACCGACAGTATTTGCAAGAGTATTTAGACCGGGAGTTCGAGCGGGCGCAAGCCGAGTCTAGAACATTAAGCCTAGTCACGATCGATATCGATTACTTTAAGCGCTTTAACGACACATTCGGCCATGATGTTGGCGATCGCGTACTCTGTCAGGTAGGAGAGTGCTTGCAACAGTTAGTTGGCGATCTAGGGATTGCTTGTCGCTATGGCGGCGAAGAGTTTATTCTAATCCTACCCAACACCGATCGGCAAGAGGCGCAACAATTGGCAGAAAAAATTTGTTACGAAGTGAAACACCCTTCCGCTCCCGGTCAAAATCCCCATACTGTTACGGTGTCTTTGGGTGTCGCTTATTATCCGGATTGCGGTCTAACAAGCTTGGAACTATTGAAATCTGCTGATATTGCATTGTATCAAGCGAAAAAAAATGGACGCGATCGCGTAGAGATAGCTTCCTCGGACGGTTTAAATGAGGGATCCATAGTACAATGA
- a CDS encoding RuBisCO accumulation factor 1, producing the protein MSYSPYSPPSSDPIDADALLLQLRRKQGQWVEWGQACLQLQKAGYAPDRIFEETGFEPVQQNQVIVAAQVYTSLEKGDLDEETRSHFAAKGSDLLYEFRILTQPDRVKAAKFSLAHRLDADEAHELAKAIKDFSRMRSQPEGFVREPGDAIAYLCWKSARQHKDIQERSRLIAKGLRFVHSATARQHLEHLLIDFTVISQATAPRLPLYRQESPEECPRTIPVAGQLPLSLEDWQAVPFLEPVAPFGLIHSSDKGAFVSVPGWQIIRSINNPVALLAQPEQLPQAPSQSSEPLLVIVDRDRRDWSSDRYFLVATEGQLELQWFESQPETALLAQLMLILRPHQIFDEEFTKELWQVEE; encoded by the coding sequence ATGAGTTATTCGCCTTATTCTCCCCCCAGTAGCGACCCCATTGATGCCGATGCCTTGCTCCTGCAACTGCGCCGCAAACAAGGACAGTGGGTGGAGTGGGGACAAGCTTGTTTGCAGCTCCAAAAAGCTGGCTATGCCCCCGATCGCATTTTTGAGGAAACCGGATTTGAACCCGTACAGCAAAATCAGGTCATCGTTGCAGCCCAAGTCTATACCAGTTTGGAGAAGGGAGACCTAGACGAAGAGACGCGATCGCACTTTGCGGCAAAAGGCTCGGACTTGCTCTACGAGTTTCGCATTCTCACCCAACCCGATCGCGTCAAAGCGGCAAAATTTAGTCTCGCCCATCGCCTGGATGCTGACGAAGCCCACGAACTAGCCAAAGCCATCAAAGACTTCTCTCGGATGCGATCGCAACCGGAAGGATTTGTCAGAGAACCCGGAGACGCCATCGCCTATCTCTGTTGGAAGAGCGCTCGCCAACACAAAGACATCCAAGAGCGATCTCGCCTGATTGCCAAAGGACTGCGCTTTGTTCATAGTGCCACCGCACGGCAGCACCTGGAACATCTCCTCATAGACTTTACCGTCATCTCCCAAGCCACCGCTCCCCGACTGCCCCTCTACCGCCAAGAATCTCCAGAAGAGTGCCCGCGCACCATTCCTGTTGCCGGTCAGCTTCCCCTGAGCCTGGAAGACTGGCAAGCCGTTCCTTTCCTCGAACCGGTTGCCCCCTTCGGTCTCATTCACAGCTCGGACAAAGGAGCCTTCGTTTCCGTTCCCGGATGGCAAATTATTCGCAGTATCAACAATCCCGTTGCCCTACTCGCGCAACCGGAACAACTGCCTCAAGCCCCATCCCAAAGCTCCGAACCTCTACTGGTCATTGTCGATCGCGATCGCCGAGACTGGAGTAGCGATCGTTATTTTCTGGTCGCCACCGAAGGTCAACTGGAATTACAATGGTTTGAGTCCCAACCGGAGACCGCCCTACTGGCCCAACTGATGTTGATTTTGCGTCCCCACCAGATTTTTGACGAAGAATTTACCAAAGAACTCTGGCAAGTCGAAGAATAG
- a CDS encoding DUF1517 domain-containing protein, whose amino-acid sequence MRLNAKLRFSIATIALWLIIQGIPVSVSESLLKAEFQIGIEAEAKQSGGRSRGGTFKPTPRKTPTSTRSRQNQPQPTAPTPTRSQPKPTQQKAPTASPSLSKPATAPKPVNSSNSTGGRIRGGTFATPSPKPTPAPSVRTTPAPRPTPRSTPPVVRSNPQPPRPVVPVPVPVPVPVPIQGDRRPLEDIAPRTTTPPSSAAPTSASTIPGPSQPSNPAPAATHSESSPSSATTGSVYVSRSQSQSNGQTFMLGLLVLGGILLIGYFIWSNRSRGNELENDIVTVSKLQVALLAPEGDVQRELTELTLNGDTDTSEGLLYLLQEGALALMRKSDRWCYVDSSSQTAKSREEAQQIFEQLSLEERSKFTAETLVNVNGAVQTRSSASSDELSEPGSYVVVTLLVGTADDNPLFQDIQTSEALRETLGRLGAISSEYLFVLELLWSPQEESDSLSSDELLASYSDMLPI is encoded by the coding sequence ATGCGCCTCAATGCTAAGCTGCGGTTTTCGATCGCCACCATCGCCTTGTGGTTGATAATACAAGGAATTCCCGTTTCTGTATCCGAGTCGTTACTGAAGGCGGAGTTTCAGATCGGTATAGAAGCAGAGGCGAAACAGAGTGGAGGGCGATCGCGAGGAGGCACATTTAAACCCACACCACGGAAAACTCCCACTTCCACTCGCTCTCGACAAAATCAACCTCAACCAACCGCTCCAACTCCCACCCGCTCGCAACCGAAACCAACGCAACAGAAAGCTCCTACCGCGAGTCCGTCTTTATCTAAACCCGCCACTGCTCCCAAACCTGTGAATAGCAGTAATAGTACGGGAGGACGAATACGGGGAGGAACATTTGCAACACCCTCGCCAAAACCTACCCCTGCGCCATCAGTGCGTACGACCCCTGCACCTCGTCCGACTCCGCGCTCTACCCCGCCGGTGGTGCGCTCAAACCCGCAGCCACCGAGGCCAGTCGTACCGGTTCCAGTTCCCGTGCCTGTCCCCGTACCCATACAGGGCGATCGCCGCCCCCTTGAGGACATTGCTCCCCGAACGACTACCCCTCCTAGTTCTGCGGCGCCAACCTCCGCCAGCACGATACCAGGGCCATCTCAGCCCTCAAATCCGGCCCCTGCTGCTACTCACTCAGAATCCAGTCCGAGTTCGGCAACGACGGGTTCGGTTTACGTCAGTCGCAGCCAGTCTCAGTCGAACGGACAGACATTTATGCTGGGATTGCTCGTTCTCGGAGGCATTCTCCTCATTGGGTATTTTATTTGGAGCAATCGTTCTCGCGGCAATGAATTGGAAAATGATATTGTTACCGTGAGTAAGTTGCAAGTCGCTCTGCTCGCTCCAGAAGGCGATGTGCAACGGGAATTGACGGAATTAACGTTAAATGGAGATACGGATACGTCAGAAGGGTTGCTTTACCTGTTGCAAGAAGGGGCGTTGGCTCTGATGCGGAAGAGCGATCGCTGGTGTTATGTCGATTCTAGCTCGCAAACGGCCAAATCGCGCGAAGAAGCACAACAAATATTCGAGCAGCTTTCCTTAGAGGAGAGAAGTAAATTTACCGCAGAAACATTAGTTAATGTTAACGGAGCGGTTCAAACCCGATCGTCTGCTTCGAGTGACGAGTTATCCGAGCCGGGGTCTTATGTTGTGGTGACTTTATTGGTAGGAACCGCAGATGACAATCCTCTATTTCAAGATATCCAGACTTCGGAGGCTTTGCGAGAAACATTAGGGCGTTTGGGCGCTATTTCTTCCGAGTATTTATTTGTCTTGGAATTGCTGTGGAGTCCGCAGGAAGAGAGCGACAGTTTATCGAGCGACGAATTGCTTGCATCTTATAGCGATATGCTGCCGATATAA
- the bchL gene encoding ferredoxin:protochlorophyllide reductase (ATP-dependent) iron-sulfur ATP-binding protein, with translation MKLSVYGKGGIGKSTTSCNISVALAKRGKKVLQIGCDPKHDSTFTLTGFLIPTIIDTLQAKDYHYEDIWPEDVIYKGYGGVHCVEAGGPPAGAGCGGYVVGETVKLLKELNAFDEYDVILFDVLGDVVCGGFAAPLNYSDYCMIVTDNGFDALFAANRIAASVREKARTHPLRLAGLIGNRTSKRDLIDKYVESVPMPVLEILPLIEDIRISRVKGKTIFEMAETDPTLEPVANYYLNIADQILARPEGVVPQDAADRELFSLLSDFYLNPPKEAPKVEEEELELMMV, from the coding sequence GTGAAACTTTCAGTATACGGAAAAGGCGGAATCGGCAAATCGACCACCAGTTGCAACATCTCCGTTGCTCTCGCCAAACGGGGCAAAAAAGTCCTGCAAATTGGCTGTGACCCCAAACACGACAGCACCTTCACCCTCACCGGATTCCTCATTCCCACCATCATCGACACCCTACAAGCCAAAGACTATCACTACGAAGATATTTGGCCGGAAGATGTCATCTACAAAGGATATGGTGGCGTACATTGCGTGGAAGCGGGCGGTCCTCCGGCGGGTGCTGGATGTGGCGGATATGTCGTAGGCGAGACCGTAAAACTACTGAAAGAACTGAATGCCTTCGACGAATATGATGTCATCCTCTTCGACGTTCTCGGTGACGTCGTCTGCGGTGGATTTGCTGCGCCTCTGAACTACTCCGACTATTGCATGATAGTTACCGACAATGGGTTTGACGCCCTCTTCGCGGCTAACCGCATCGCCGCTTCCGTCCGCGAAAAAGCCAGAACCCATCCCCTGCGCTTAGCCGGACTCATCGGAAACCGCACCTCCAAACGGGATCTGATCGACAAATATGTGGAATCCGTTCCCATGCCCGTGTTAGAAATTTTGCCCTTAATTGAGGATATTCGCATCTCCCGCGTTAAAGGCAAAACGATCTTTGAAATGGCGGAAACCGACCCCACTTTAGAACCGGTCGCTAACTACTATCTCAACATTGCCGATCAAATTCTCGCTCGTCCCGAAGGCGTGGTTCCCCAAGATGCGGCAGACCGCGAACTCTTCTCCTTGCTCTCCGACTTCTACCTCAACCCTCCGAAAGAAGCCCCGAAAGTGGAAGAAGAAGAACTGGAACTGATGATGGTCTAG
- a CDS encoding DUF5331 domain-containing protein has product MAFFDNFTASIRQKWLDYFQANKAWLLLQMEVKSNKTPDGGRRPASSLILGVVNALEPKLGNLMVPFFKLNADEDALVDVLGLNFDPERELNPTNAETPAISSPGEQMGVSRLLPDGEDML; this is encoded by the coding sequence ATGGCTTTTTTCGATAACTTTACCGCGTCTATTCGGCAAAAATGGCTGGATTATTTCCAAGCCAATAAAGCATGGCTGCTCCTGCAAATGGAGGTGAAGTCCAACAAAACTCCAGATGGAGGACGGCGACCCGCTTCCTCCCTCATTTTGGGAGTCGTCAATGCTTTAGAACCGAAATTGGGGAATTTGATGGTTCCGTTTTTCAAATTGAATGCGGACGAAGATGCCTTAGTTGATGTATTGGGACTCAATTTTGACCCAGAACGGGAATTAAATCCTACCAATGCAGAGACCCCAGCAATTTCTTCTCCCGGCGAACAGATGGGAGTTTCTCGTTTGTTGCCGGATGGGGAAGATATGCTCTGA